The following are from one region of the Bradyrhizobium septentrionale genome:
- a CDS encoding DUF3830 family protein — MSKLIVRAGEFTFDARFEEQLAPKTVAAFRKAMPFESQAIHVRWSGEGVWMPLGDLDFGVSYENHTSYPAPGQIILYPGGISETEILLAYGGVHFASKMGQLAGNHFITLTSGLENLTTFGKTVLWKGAQQIRIEEI, encoded by the coding sequence ATGAGCAAATTGATTGTCCGCGCCGGCGAGTTCACCTTTGACGCCCGTTTCGAGGAGCAGCTGGCGCCGAAGACGGTCGCCGCCTTCCGCAAGGCGATGCCGTTCGAGAGCCAGGCGATCCATGTGCGCTGGAGCGGCGAGGGCGTCTGGATGCCGCTCGGCGATCTCGATTTCGGCGTCTCCTACGAGAACCACACCAGCTATCCGGCGCCGGGCCAGATCATCCTCTATCCCGGCGGCATCAGCGAGACCGAGATCCTGCTCGCCTATGGCGGCGTGCACTTCGCCAGCAAGATGGGCCAGCTTGCCGGAAACCATTTCATCACGCTGACCTCGGGGCTGGAAAACCTCACCACCTTCGGCAAGACCGTGCTGTGGAAGGGCGCGCAGCAGATCCGCATCGAGGAAATCTGA
- a CDS encoding phytanoyl-CoA dioxygenase family protein: MISDEQAQAYKRDGVIVVPEVLNQETLAKVRTVLAELVAGAANVSEHTDVYDLEPGHTPETPRVRRIKAPHKVHPIFDEIVRSPAVISILTRLIGPGLRLHGSKLNMKSAQYGSPVEWHQDWAFYPHTNDDILAIGVLLDDCDIENGPMLVTPGSHTGGTMWDHHGEDGHFAGLIDPDQIEGDIKRAVPCMGKAGSMSFHHVRALHGSATNTSDRPRNLLLYEVAASDAWPLLGVKDFDEFNSRLLAGPPVVAPRLTDVPVRMPLPPAKRQGSIYETQSAAKKSYFTRAA, encoded by the coding sequence ATGATTTCGGACGAGCAGGCCCAAGCCTACAAGCGCGACGGGGTGATCGTGGTCCCCGAGGTGCTCAACCAGGAGACCCTCGCCAAGGTGCGCACGGTGCTCGCCGAACTGGTGGCCGGCGCCGCCAATGTCAGCGAGCATACCGACGTCTACGACCTCGAGCCGGGCCATACGCCGGAGACCCCGCGCGTCCGCCGCATCAAGGCGCCGCACAAGGTGCATCCGATCTTCGACGAGATCGTCCGCAGCCCCGCCGTGATCTCGATCCTGACCAGACTGATCGGCCCCGGACTTCGCCTGCACGGCTCCAAACTCAACATGAAGTCGGCGCAATACGGCTCGCCGGTGGAGTGGCATCAGGACTGGGCGTTCTATCCGCACACCAATGACGATATCCTCGCGATCGGCGTGCTGCTCGACGATTGCGATATCGAGAACGGCCCGATGCTGGTGACGCCGGGATCGCACACCGGCGGCACGATGTGGGATCACCACGGCGAGGACGGCCACTTCGCGGGCCTGATCGATCCGGACCAGATCGAGGGCGACATCAAGCGCGCGGTGCCCTGCATGGGCAAGGCCGGCAGCATGTCGTTCCATCATGTGCGCGCGCTGCACGGCTCGGCGACCAACACATCGGACCGGCCGCGCAACCTGCTGCTCTATGAAGTCGCCGCCAGCGACGCCTGGCCGCTGCTGGGCGTGAAGGATTTTGACGAGTTCAACAGCCGCCTGCTGGCAGGTCCGCCGGTGGTCGCACCGCGGCTCACCGACGTGCCGGTGCGGATGCCACTGCCGCCGGCGAAACGGCAGGGATCGATCTACGAGACCCAGTCGGCGGCGAAGAAATCCTACTTCACGCGCGCCGCCTGA
- a CDS encoding CHAD domain-containing protein, whose translation MTLAASPARERVVRPKRPRHLSEAMRCETAFRLILSECLEEVATNHEALSSGDPTALHQTRIALTRLKAAIAFYGPMVADSEWTRLKSELKWLSAYLGATRDLDVAIENSKGLPEERMLMTARTDAFEALREALQSDRYWQWFDGMWDWVGSGPWTTRQDPRAAQRRAVPVSVFHARRLARWHGKLCHKSRGLQGMGKNKRHRVRLASKRLRYAIEFSEGGLPADVYASWRDVLKHLRKGQQLLGELNDDEVRRKLFESADALDQGADEGKAGHQRVHERKRKSQLLRRAAAIYRKIAE comes from the coding sequence ATGACGTTAGCGGCAAGTCCGGCCAGGGAGCGCGTTGTTCGCCCGAAGCGGCCGCGGCATCTCAGCGAGGCCATGCGTTGTGAGACCGCGTTTCGCCTGATCCTGTCCGAATGCCTCGAGGAAGTCGCGACCAACCACGAGGCCTTGAGCTCCGGCGATCCCACGGCCCTCCACCAGACCCGTATTGCGCTGACGCGGCTGAAGGCCGCGATCGCCTTCTACGGCCCGATGGTGGCGGACAGCGAATGGACGCGACTGAAATCCGAACTGAAATGGCTCAGCGCCTATCTCGGCGCGACGCGCGATCTCGACGTCGCGATCGAGAACAGCAAGGGATTGCCCGAAGAGCGCATGCTGATGACGGCACGAACCGATGCGTTCGAAGCGCTCAGGGAGGCGTTGCAAAGCGACCGGTACTGGCAATGGTTCGACGGCATGTGGGACTGGGTCGGCAGCGGCCCCTGGACCACGCGGCAGGATCCCCGCGCGGCGCAACGGCGCGCCGTGCCGGTCTCGGTCTTTCACGCCCGCCGGCTGGCGCGATGGCATGGCAAGCTGTGTCACAAGAGCCGCGGGCTGCAAGGCATGGGCAAGAACAAGCGCCACCGCGTCCGCCTCGCCAGCAAGCGGCTGCGTTACGCCATCGAGTTCTCGGAAGGCGGATTGCCTGCCGACGTCTATGCATCGTGGCGCGACGTGCTGAAACATCTGCGCAAGGGACAGCAGCTGCTCGGCGAACTGAACGATGACGAGGTCCGCCGCAAGCTGTTCGAAAGTGCCGATGCACTGGATCAGGGCGCCGACGAAGGCAAGGCCGGGCACCAGCGCGTGCACGAGCGCAAACGCAAGAGCCAGCTGCTGCGCCGCGCCGCGGCGATCTACCGGAAGATTGCCGAATGA
- a CDS encoding enoyl-CoA hydratase-related protein: MSEVVVALDGGVLTVTMARPDKKNAITNAMYGAMADALERAEGDSSIRVVLLQGDGDSFTAGNDLADFAAVSRGVQGERHVTRFLAGLAKATRPLVAAVQGNAVGIGTTMLLHCDLVYLAPTARLITPFVNLALVPEAASTYLLPQRIGYARAYAMFALGEPLEAETAVAIGLANAVVPLEDLRAKARAAADALAKRPFGSLQHTKALMRDPARISAQMAREGEIFQERLMSAEAREAFAAFAERRQPDFSKIAG; encoded by the coding sequence ATGAGTGAAGTGGTCGTAGCGCTGGACGGTGGCGTTCTCACCGTAACGATGGCGCGTCCGGACAAGAAGAACGCGATCACCAACGCGATGTATGGCGCGATGGCCGACGCGCTCGAGCGCGCGGAAGGCGACTCCTCGATCCGCGTCGTGCTGTTGCAGGGCGACGGCGACAGCTTTACCGCGGGCAACGATCTCGCCGATTTCGCCGCGGTGTCGCGCGGCGTACAGGGCGAGCGTCACGTGACGCGCTTCCTTGCCGGCCTCGCCAAGGCGACGCGGCCGCTGGTTGCCGCCGTGCAGGGCAATGCGGTCGGCATCGGCACCACCATGCTGCTGCATTGCGACCTCGTATACCTCGCGCCGACCGCGCGGCTGATCACGCCGTTCGTCAACCTCGCGCTGGTGCCGGAGGCGGCTTCGACCTATCTGCTGCCGCAGCGGATCGGCTACGCACGGGCCTATGCGATGTTCGCGCTCGGCGAGCCGCTCGAGGCTGAGACGGCTGTTGCCATCGGCCTCGCCAATGCGGTCGTGCCGCTCGAAGATCTCCGCGCCAAGGCACGCGCGGCGGCCGACGCACTGGCGAAGCGGCCGTTCGGCTCGCTCCAGCACACCAAGGCGCTGATGCGCGACCCCGCCAGGATCAGCGCGCAAATGGCGCGCGAGGGCGAGATCTTCCAGGAGCGGCTGATGAGCGCAGAAGCGCGCGAGGCGTTTGCCGCCTTTGCCGAGCGCCGCCAGCCCGATTTCTCCAAGATCGCTGGCTAG
- a CDS encoding aldose 1-epimerase family protein translates to MSDSHTLRGEKIATTISAQGAELSSLRNAEGTELLWQAGPQWPRHAPVLFPIVGRLKNDTLRHNGKTYPMTQHGFARDRRFAWMEQGPRSCKLALTDDAETRARYPFTFRLEVTYTVDGADLDVTFDIVNTGAETLPASLGGHPAFNWPLVPGLPKEAYTLTFGKTEPAPIRRLKDGLMRRQPEPNPVKGRTLALSEELFDDDAMVFDQVASTSILFTATLGPAAATQGPAIEVSWRGFRELGIWSKPGGAPFLCIEPWHGFASPADFDGEFADKPGLMHIAPGARQSLSYRIRVS, encoded by the coding sequence ATGAGCGACAGTCATACGTTGCGCGGCGAGAAGATCGCCACCACCATTTCGGCACAGGGCGCCGAACTCTCGTCGCTCAGGAATGCCGAAGGGACCGAACTGCTGTGGCAGGCCGGCCCGCAATGGCCGCGCCACGCGCCGGTGCTGTTCCCGATCGTCGGCCGCTTGAAGAACGACACGCTGCGCCACAACGGCAAGACCTATCCGATGACGCAGCACGGCTTTGCGCGGGACCGCCGCTTTGCCTGGATGGAGCAGGGCCCGCGATCCTGCAAGCTGGCGCTGACCGACGATGCGGAAACGCGGGCACGCTATCCTTTCACCTTCAGGCTCGAGGTCACTTACACCGTTGATGGCGCCGATCTCGACGTCACGTTCGACATCGTCAACACCGGCGCCGAGACGCTGCCCGCCTCGCTCGGCGGTCATCCCGCTTTCAACTGGCCGCTGGTGCCGGGGCTACCGAAGGAGGCTTACACGCTGACCTTCGGCAAGACTGAACCCGCGCCAATCCGGCGGTTGAAGGATGGATTGATGCGACGGCAGCCTGAACCCAATCCGGTCAAGGGCAGAACGCTTGCGCTGTCGGAGGAGCTGTTCGATGACGACGCGATGGTCTTCGATCAGGTCGCAAGTACATCGATCCTCTTCACGGCGACACTAGGCCCGGCAGCAGCCACGCAAGGCCCTGCGATCGAAGTGTCCTGGCGTGGCTTTCGCGAACTCGGCATCTGGTCGAAGCCTGGCGGCGCGCCGTTCCTCTGCATCGAGCCGTGGCACGGCTTTGCCAGCCCCGCGGATTTCGACGGCGAGTTCGCCGACAAGCCGGGCCTGATGCACATCGCGCCCGGCGCGCGTCAGTCGCTGAGCTATCGCATTCGCGTCAGCTGA
- a CDS encoding LacI family DNA-binding transcriptional regulator, with the protein MTAPRTGPADAAPTLSEVAKRAGVSSITVSRVVRMPDLVAPETRARVERAMRDLGYVPNLVAGALASARTNSVGVLVPTIANSIFADTVQGLSDKLEPLGFSVILAQSRYDAVREDRMLAALLSRRPEAIIMVGSPATEEGSRLLRNARIPIVETWDLPANPIDAVAGFDNYKAGVAVAKHLVAQGRKQLAFIGGDDPRGTRRWLGFRDEALASGLAEPRRLILDRKDSGSVAAHARLPGVDAVFAANDAHAIGFMSGLRKAGVLREGPASAQPVAVIGLGDLEMGQLISPTLSTISVHGDAIGRTAATLTLERGGERRIDLGFELVLRDSG; encoded by the coding sequence GTGACTGCCCCCCGGACTGGCCCAGCGGATGCCGCACCCACCCTCTCGGAGGTGGCCAAGCGTGCCGGCGTCTCCTCGATCACGGTGAGCCGGGTGGTGCGGATGCCCGACCTGGTTGCCCCGGAGACCCGGGCGCGGGTCGAGCGTGCGATGCGCGACCTCGGCTATGTCCCGAACCTGGTGGCCGGCGCGCTGGCGAGTGCGCGGACCAATTCGGTCGGCGTGCTGGTGCCGACCATCGCCAACTCGATCTTCGCCGACACGGTGCAGGGCCTGTCCGACAAGCTCGAGCCGCTCGGCTTCTCGGTGATCCTGGCGCAATCGCGCTACGACGCGGTGCGCGAGGACCGCATGCTGGCAGCGCTGCTGTCGCGGCGGCCCGAGGCGATCATCATGGTCGGCTCGCCCGCGACGGAGGAGGGCAGCCGTCTGCTGCGCAATGCGCGCATCCCGATCGTCGAGACCTGGGATCTGCCGGCAAACCCGATCGACGCGGTCGCGGGCTTCGACAATTACAAGGCTGGTGTTGCCGTCGCGAAGCATCTGGTCGCGCAGGGACGCAAGCAGCTGGCCTTCATCGGCGGCGACGATCCGCGCGGTACCCGCCGCTGGCTCGGCTTCAGGGATGAGGCCCTAGCAAGCGGCCTCGCCGAGCCGCGCCGGCTGATCCTCGACCGCAAGGATTCGGGAAGCGTGGCGGCGCATGCCCGCCTGCCTGGCGTCGATGCGGTGTTTGCCGCCAACGATGCGCATGCGATCGGCTTCATGTCGGGGCTGCGCAAGGCCGGCGTGCTGCGCGAAGGGCCGGCCTCGGCGCAGCCGGTCGCCGTGATCGGGCTCGGCGATCTCGAAATGGGCCAGCTGATCTCGCCGACCTTGAGCACGATCAGCGTGCATGGCGATGCGATCGGCCGCACTGCGGCGACCTTGACGCTGGAGCGCGGCGGCGAGCGCCGCATCGATCTCGGCTTCGAGCTGGTGCTGCGTGATAGCGGCTAG
- a CDS encoding sugar phosphate isomerase/epimerase family protein gives MAQQLRVLQSVWAMERRLADEPEWPLQTQLAMIRDAGFDGAGVRFIDPAFAREVTGFLRTHGMIWQAQCYPKGVDDLKPVLELVAQLGADHVNLQPDIRPRRLADCIPLLDGWRRLAAEAGVAVHVETHRDRMTTDLFFTLDLLDCFPDLRLTADLSHYLVGREFAWPVDDVNHAMIHRILDNAWGIHGRIASREQVQISLGFPQHQGWVSLFMGWWGYAIRSWRKRAEPDATLTFLCELGPPPYAITGPDGRELSDRWQDALVMKDMIRALWERIANEPQDPLPR, from the coding sequence GTGGCGCAGCAACTGCGTGTCCTGCAGTCGGTCTGGGCGATGGAGCGGCGGCTGGCCGATGAACCCGAATGGCCCCTGCAAACCCAGCTCGCGATGATCCGCGATGCCGGGTTTGACGGCGCCGGCGTGCGCTTCATCGATCCCGCCTTCGCGCGCGAGGTGACGGGCTTCCTTCGCACACACGGCATGATCTGGCAGGCGCAATGCTATCCGAAGGGCGTCGACGACCTGAAACCGGTGCTCGAGCTCGTGGCGCAGCTCGGCGCCGATCACGTCAACCTGCAGCCGGACATTCGTCCGCGCCGGCTCGCCGATTGCATTCCCCTGCTCGATGGCTGGCGGCGGCTTGCCGCGGAAGCCGGCGTTGCCGTGCATGTCGAGACCCACCGCGACCGCATGACGACCGACCTGTTCTTTACGCTCGATTTGCTCGACTGCTTTCCCGATCTGCGGCTGACCGCCGATCTCTCGCACTATTTGGTCGGGCGTGAATTCGCCTGGCCGGTCGACGACGTCAACCACGCGATGATCCACCGCATCCTCGACAATGCCTGGGGCATCCACGGCCGCATCGCGAGCCGCGAGCAGGTGCAGATCTCGCTCGGCTTTCCGCAACACCAGGGCTGGGTGTCGCTGTTCATGGGCTGGTGGGGCTACGCCATCCGCTCCTGGCGCAAGCGCGCCGAGCCCGACGCGACCCTGACCTTCCTGTGCGAGCTCGGTCCCCCGCCCTACGCCATCACCGGGCCTGACGGCAGGGAATTGTCCGACCGCTGGCAGGACGCGCTGGTCATGAAGGACATGATCCGAGCGCTATGGGAGCGCATCGCCAACGAGCCGCAGGACCCGTTGCCGCGTTGA
- a CDS encoding MarR family winged helix-turn-helix transcriptional regulator yields MKAEHRLIFLLTVAYRRLQRAIDQETAAHDLTSAQAGVLFFLGRNDGALIGDVSQALDIVPSAMTGLADRMERAGLVKRRRDGEDGRSQRLHLTVAGQELGKRAATRTRVINNRLMDGFSEAEIDVVSRWLTSLQEKFPKDKDG; encoded by the coding sequence ATGAAAGCGGAACACCGGCTGATCTTTCTTCTGACCGTGGCCTATCGACGGCTGCAGCGCGCCATCGACCAGGAGACGGCCGCGCACGATCTGACGTCGGCCCAGGCCGGCGTACTGTTCTTTCTCGGACGCAATGACGGCGCGCTGATCGGCGACGTCTCGCAGGCGCTCGACATCGTGCCGTCGGCGATGACCGGGCTCGCCGACCGGATGGAACGTGCGGGCCTCGTGAAGCGCCGGCGCGATGGCGAGGATGGGCGCAGCCAGCGGCTCCATCTGACCGTGGCGGGGCAGGAACTCGGCAAGCGCGCCGCGACGCGGACCAGGGTGATCAACAACCGCCTGATGGACGGATTTTCGGAAGCGGAAATCGACGTGGTGTCGCGCTGGCTGACCAGCCTGCAAGAGAAATTCCCGAAGGACAAAGACGGCTAG
- a CDS encoding MFS transporter: MTELARDGARTSRLRVILAASIGSALEWYDFFLYGTAAALVFGELFFPKSDPVVGTLLSFLTFGVGFVVRPIGGLVFGILGDRYGRKPVLVATLLMIGIGTTAIGFLPTYAQIGVWAPILLVAMRVIQGLGAGAEYGGAVIYLVENAPPKHRGFWGGFAPLGVSVGNLLAAAAFALVTMLPREDLMNWGWRLPFLASFLLIVVGIFVRMRITETPVYTEAVVARGKVESNPAMEALRRHPRNFFVVLGARMAENGLGYFFPVFGLSYVITTLGVPKADALSALMLAFTIELFAILGFAALSDRIGRRPVYMFGALAGVALAFPFFWMVGTKQWIMIALAFILARAVVTAAMFGPQAAYFAELFPPQRRFAGFAFARELGSLLSGGPAPFVATALVAAYGTWWPVACYAMFLSACTVVAIWIGPETYQENIAADTSEQAELPAAIPARA, from the coding sequence ATGACCGAGTTGGCAAGAGATGGCGCTCGCACATCGCGCCTGCGTGTGATCCTGGCCGCAAGCATCGGCTCCGCGCTCGAATGGTACGATTTCTTCCTCTACGGCACCGCGGCCGCGCTGGTGTTCGGCGAGCTGTTCTTTCCAAAGAGCGATCCGGTCGTCGGCACGCTGCTGTCGTTCCTGACCTTCGGCGTCGGCTTCGTGGTGCGGCCGATCGGCGGCCTGGTGTTCGGCATCCTCGGCGATCGCTATGGCCGCAAGCCGGTGTTGGTCGCCACGCTCCTGATGATCGGCATCGGCACCACCGCGATCGGCTTCCTGCCGACCTATGCTCAGATCGGCGTCTGGGCGCCGATCCTGCTGGTCGCGATGCGCGTCATCCAGGGTCTCGGCGCCGGCGCCGAATATGGCGGTGCGGTGATCTACCTGGTCGAGAACGCGCCGCCGAAGCATCGCGGCTTCTGGGGCGGCTTCGCGCCGCTCGGCGTCTCGGTCGGCAATCTGCTCGCCGCCGCCGCCTTCGCGCTGGTGACGATGCTGCCGCGCGAGGACCTGATGAACTGGGGCTGGCGCCTGCCCTTCCTGGCGAGCTTCCTCCTGATCGTCGTCGGCATCTTCGTCCGCATGCGGATCACCGAGACGCCGGTCTATACCGAGGCGGTGGTCGCGCGCGGCAAGGTCGAGAGCAATCCGGCGATGGAGGCGTTGCGCCGGCACCCGCGCAACTTCTTCGTCGTGCTCGGCGCACGAATGGCCGAGAACGGGCTTGGCTATTTCTTCCCGGTGTTCGGGCTGAGCTACGTGATCACCACGCTGGGCGTGCCGAAAGCCGATGCGCTCAGCGCGCTGATGCTGGCATTCACGATCGAGCTGTTTGCGATCCTCGGCTTTGCGGCCTTGTCGGACCGGATCGGACGGCGGCCGGTCTACATGTTCGGCGCGCTGGCCGGCGTCGCGCTCGCCTTCCCGTTCTTCTGGATGGTCGGCACCAAGCAGTGGATCATGATCGCGCTCGCCTTCATCCTGGCGCGCGCCGTGGTGACGGCGGCGATGTTCGGGCCGCAGGCGGCGTATTTCGCCGAACTGTTCCCGCCGCAACGCCGCTTCGCCGGCTTCGCCTTCGCGCGCGAGCTCGGCTCACTGCTGTCGGGCGGCCCGGCACCGTTCGTCGCCACGGCGCTGGTGGCCGCCTACGGCACCTGGTGGCCGGTTGCCTGCTACGCGATGTTCCTGTCGGCCTGCACCGTGGTTGCGATCTGGATCGGGCCCGAGACCTATCAGGAGAACATCGCCGCCGACACGAGCGAACAAGCCGAGCTGCCCGCGGCGATCCCGGCGCGAGCCTGA
- a CDS encoding SDR family NAD(P)-dependent oxidoreductase, translating into MTTNSLHGHVALVTGGSRGIGAAIVKQLAEAGAAVAINYRERSAEAETLAKRIIAAGGRAVAIAADVSEAAAVSGLVERAKSELGPVDVLVNNAGIAIVRGVDDLTEEDFDRTITVNLKSAFLCTQAVLPMMRTRQWGRIVNISSGAARGAGSIGPHYNASKAAMEGLTRGYAARLVKEGITVNAVAPSLIETDMMKGQSGLVSRIPIGRFGTAEEVAQAVMLLVNNPYMTGQTIAMSGGMAFN; encoded by the coding sequence ATGACAACAAACAGTCTGCACGGACATGTGGCGCTGGTGACCGGCGGCTCGCGCGGCATTGGCGCTGCGATCGTAAAGCAGCTGGCAGAGGCCGGCGCCGCCGTCGCGATCAATTATCGCGAACGGTCGGCCGAAGCGGAGACGCTGGCGAAGCGCATCATTGCCGCCGGCGGCCGGGCCGTCGCGATCGCCGCCGATGTCTCGGAAGCTGCTGCGGTCAGTGGGCTGGTCGAGCGCGCCAAATCCGAGCTCGGCCCGGTCGACGTCCTCGTCAACAATGCCGGGATCGCCATCGTGCGGGGCGTCGACGATCTCACGGAAGAGGATTTCGACCGCACCATCACGGTCAATCTCAAATCGGCGTTTCTCTGCACGCAGGCCGTGCTGCCGATGATGCGGACGCGACAATGGGGCCGCATCGTCAACATCTCCTCCGGTGCTGCGCGCGGCGCAGGCTCGATCGGACCGCATTACAACGCGTCAAAGGCGGCGATGGAGGGCCTGACCCGCGGCTATGCCGCGCGCCTCGTCAAGGAAGGCATCACCGTCAACGCCGTCGCACCCTCGCTGATCGAGACCGACATGATGAAGGGACAGAGCGGCCTCGTCAGCCGGATCCCGATCGGCCGCTTCGGCACCGCCGAGGAGGTCGCGCAGGCCGTGATGTTGCTGGTCAACAATCCCTACATGACCGGCCAGACCATCGCGATGAGCGGCGGCATGGCGTTCAACTAG
- a CDS encoding division plane positioning ATPase MipZ, whose amino-acid sequence MTSARVIVVGNNKGGSGKSTIAMHVAIALIKAGQRVATIDLDNKQKSLTHYVENRRDWARESSLDLGIPTHMCFETVGGRSSEVETLGRSALAEIVERLSRSHDFVVIDCPGHDTYLTTFTHSLANTLITPLNDSFLDFDVLGTVDPNDFKVTGISHYSKMVEEARRERSTHEQAAFEWVVLRNRLSTIGSRNKRLVGEALSELSKTLNFRLVDGLAERVIFREFYPRGLTAIDDIDQFARGGRPTMSHVTAWLEMERLMTAIMLGHLVVRPLESADAGRDAA is encoded by the coding sequence ATGACAAGCGCACGCGTCATCGTCGTCGGGAACAACAAGGGCGGCTCGGGCAAGTCGACAATTGCCATGCACGTCGCCATCGCGCTGATCAAGGCGGGTCAGCGTGTCGCCACCATCGATCTCGACAACAAGCAGAAGTCGCTGACGCACTATGTCGAGAACCGGCGCGACTGGGCGCGGGAGTCCTCGCTCGATCTCGGCATCCCGACGCATATGTGCTTCGAGACGGTCGGCGGCAGGAGCAGCGAGGTCGAGACGCTCGGCCGCAGCGCGCTTGCCGAGATCGTCGAGCGGCTCAGCCGGTCGCATGACTTCGTCGTCATCGACTGCCCCGGCCATGACACTTATCTGACGACGTTCACGCATTCGCTGGCGAATACGTTGATCACGCCGCTCAACGACAGCTTCCTCGACTTCGACGTGCTCGGCACCGTCGATCCGAACGACTTCAAGGTGACCGGCATCAGCCACTATTCGAAGATGGTGGAGGAAGCGCGGCGCGAGCGCAGCACGCATGAGCAGGCGGCATTCGAATGGGTGGTGCTACGCAATCGTCTCTCCACGATCGGCTCGCGCAACAAGCGCCTGGTCGGCGAGGCCCTGAGCGAGCTGTCGAAGACGCTGAATTTCCGCCTGGTCGATGGACTGGCCGAGCGGGTGATCTTCCGCGAATTCTATCCGCGCGGACTGACGGCGATCGACGACATCGATCAGTTCGCGCGTGGTGGCCGGCCGACCATGTCGCATGTCACCGCATGGCTTGAGATGGAGCGGCTGATGACCGCGATCATGCTCGGCCATCTTGTGGTACGCCCACTCGAATCCGCCGACGCCGGCCGCGACGCGGCGTAA
- the trpS gene encoding tryptophan--tRNA ligase yields the protein MTKPIILTGDRTTGPLHLGHYAGSLRSRLEFQDSHQQFLLLADMQALTDNAHDIGKVSRNVIEVALDYLAVGIDPLRTSICLQSQLPALAELSMLYLNLVTVARLERNPTIKDEIRARGFGRDIPAGFLCYPVAQAADITAFRATVVPVGEDQAPLIEQTNEIIRRVNALAGRPLLPEAEAIIPRAGRLPGVDGRAKMSKSAGNAIPLSASPDDISSAVRAMFTDPDHLRVADPGKVEGNVVFTYLDAFDDDHHAVEELKAHYRRGGLGDATVKRRLEDILQALIAPIRTRRAELAADRDYVADVIKRGTLRAREITERTKRDVMEGLGLDGLGLFQL from the coding sequence ATGACCAAACCGATCATCCTCACCGGCGACCGCACCACCGGGCCGCTGCATCTCGGCCATTACGCCGGCTCGCTGCGAAGCCGTCTTGAGTTTCAGGACAGCCATCAGCAGTTTCTGCTGCTCGCCGATATGCAGGCGCTGACCGACAATGCGCACGACATCGGCAAGGTCAGCCGCAACGTCATCGAGGTCGCGCTGGATTATCTTGCCGTCGGGATCGATCCCCTGCGCACCTCGATCTGCCTGCAATCGCAGCTTCCGGCGCTCGCGGAACTGTCGATGCTCTATCTCAACCTGGTCACCGTGGCGCGGCTGGAACGCAATCCCACCATCAAGGACGAGATCCGCGCCCGCGGCTTCGGACGCGATATCCCGGCCGGCTTCCTGTGCTATCCGGTGGCGCAGGCCGCCGATATCACGGCGTTCCGGGCCACGGTCGTGCCGGTCGGGGAGGACCAGGCGCCGCTGATCGAGCAGACCAACGAGATTATCAGGCGCGTCAACGCGCTCGCCGGCAGGCCATTGCTGCCCGAAGCCGAAGCCATCATCCCGCGCGCTGGACGGCTGCCCGGCGTCGACGGGCGCGCGAAGATGAGCAAATCCGCAGGCAATGCGATTCCGCTTTCAGCCTCGCCCGATGATATCTCGTCCGCGGTACGCGCGATGTTCACCGATCCGGACCACCTGCGTGTCGCCGACCCCGGCAAGGTCGAGGGCAACGTCGTCTTCACCTATCTCGACGCATTCGACGACGATCATCATGCCGTCGAGGAACTGAAGGCACACTATCGACGCGGCGGGCTCGGCGATGCAACCGTCAAGCGGCGGTTGGAGGACATTCTGCAAGCCCTGATCGCACCGATCCGAACCCGGCGTGCTGAGCTGGCGGCCGATCGCGACTACGTCGCCGACGTGATCAAGCGCGGAACCCTGAGGGCGCGCGAGATCACTGAGCGCACCAAGCGCGATGTCATGGAAGGGCTTGGTTTGGACGGATTGGGCTTGTTCCAGCTCTGA